The proteins below come from a single Megalops cyprinoides isolate fMegCyp1 chromosome 5, fMegCyp1.pri, whole genome shotgun sequence genomic window:
- the swi5 gene encoding DNA repair protein SWI5 homolog — translation MDLTESRGFDSKISNAMLKSKLKALRRLPFSRSQKIYSNFKSPVQTQRSPSCPIVVQTSLEKEIEELKRKRKELDFEIAQFESNAMGIYELEQHIDLLHEYNDIKDMGQTLLGRLAVVRGVTTRDLYAHFGLEHDD, via the exons ATGGATTTAACAGAAAGCCGAGGATTCGACAGCAAGATCTCGAATGCAATGCTAAAGTCGAAGCTAAAGGCACTGCGAAG GTTGCCATTCTCCCGATCTCAAAAGATCTACTCCAATTTTAAGTCTCCT GTGCAGACTCAAAGGTCTCCGAGTTGCCCAATAGTGGTGCAGACTAGCCTTGAAAAAGAGATAGAGGAACTGAAGAGGAAACGGAAGGAGCTCGACTTTGAGATTGCCCAGTTTGAGAGCAA tGCCATGGGGATTTACGAGCTGGAGCAGCACATTGACCTGCTTCATGAGTATAATGACATCAAGGACATGGGACAGACCCTGTTGGGCAGGCTGG CTGTGGTGCGAGGCGTGACAACGAGGGACTTGTATGCCCACTTTGGACTTGAGCATGATGACTGA
- the LOC118777591 gene encoding uncharacterized protein K02A2.6-like produces the protein MQPLRRSPLALRDDITAELQRLLDEDIIEQVNASPWISNLVVAKKKSGGLRICVDLRSVNRAIIPDCYPLPTTEELTAQFYGSTVFSKLDLCQGYLQVPLHPDSRNLTAFITHKGVFRYKRMAFGLSSAPSCFQKIMASILAGISGVAVFLDDIVVHGSTTAVHDERLQRVFAALSKHHLTLNGGKCVFGASSIEYVGFRLSAEGISPLLSNTEAIQQVPEPTSPAQIASFLGMTAYYLRFVPQYSETTAPLRRLLKHNEPWVWTPACSDAVQRLKMQLTTPPVLAHFDLASPTLVTCDASAIAIGAVLSQVQGGTERPVAFASRALTPTEQRYSVGEREALACLWACERWHMYLYGREFTLRTDHQALTALLATSGTGHRPLRLHRWADRLLQYNYRLQFTPGRDNVVADLLSRSVPAPPTSQVLVPGREQAENDIIQLLHTPLQETVSLRELQDASAADPVLSSVSTYIRQGWPKTVPDELTPYFRIREQLACWNDTCVARGLCTVVPSSLRARVLAMAHEGHLGIVRLKQRCRDTVWWPGIDRDIETLVKDCTACLLSGKTRAPAPPPPMQPLTWPSKPWEHLQLDVCGELHGVPHHQRFLVVIYDLHSKWPEVTPAGSVTAKVLIDILDSLFARWGLPKKITTDNGPQMVSCELTSYLKEKGIHHIRTAFYNPSANGGVERLNQSLKNGIRAHLAQGCTFSASLLQTLLHYRATPHATTGVSPASLMLGRELQLPLDRLRPALAQTPAHPIQEKVDARQYQMKTRFDGRQRARSPTIAVHDWVRIRRPLRENKLQSFWSHPVQVSQRLDPATYKLTDGTRWHSSRLRRVQAPVGLSESMAPVTATSAPQDGPWTDPSTNPDGPTPPVQPGAIAPELTTPEPATEPEGRPARAHARPGRFNDFEAVFHT, from the coding sequence ATGCAACCACTCCGTCGCTCCCCGCTAGCCCTACgcgatgacatcacagctgagcTGCAGCGTCTGCTAGATGAGGACATAATTGAGCAGGTGAATGCCTCACCATGGATATCTAATTTAGTCGTGGCAAAGAAAAAGAGTGGGGGTCTGCGCATCTGTGTAGACCTGAGGTCCGTGAACAGGGCCATAATACCCGACTGCTACCCCTTGCCAACAACTGAGGAGCTCACCGCCCAGTTTTATGGGTCTACAGTCTTTTCCAAACTGGACCTGTGCCAGGGCTACCTCCAGGTGCCTTTACACCCAGATAGCCGCAACCTGACTGCGTTCATTACGCATAAAGGGGTTTTTCGCTACAAACGCATGGCTTTTGGCCTTAGTTCAGCTCCaagctgttttcagaaaataatggcCTCCATCCTGGCTGGGATTTCAGGCGTGGCTGTATTTTTGGATGACATAGTAGTCCATGGCTCCACCACCGCGGTGCATGATGAACGGCTCCAGAGAGTTTTCGCAGCATTATCCAAACACCACCTCACACTTAACGGAGGAAAGTGTGTCTTCGGGGCCTCGTCTATCGAGTATGTGGGGTTCCGCCTCTCTGCTGAGGGCATAAGCCCGCTCCTCTCTAACACAGAGGCCATCCAGCAAGTCCCAGAACCCACGTCACCAGCTCAGATTGCTTCTTTCCTGGGAATGACGGCGTACTATCTCAGGTTTGTGCCGCAGTACTCCGAGACGACTGCGCCGCTGCGCAGACTATTGAAACACAATGAGCCCTGGGTCTGGACACCAGCTTGTTCTGATGCCGTGCAACGCCTGAAGATGCAGCTCACAACACCACCGGTCCTGGCACATTTCGACCTAGCCAGCCCCACTCTGGTCACATGCGACGCCTCAGCCATAGCCATTGGTGCTGTGCTGTCCCAGGTCCAGGGAGGTACAGAAAGGCCTGTCGCTTTCGCCTCCCGAGCCCTCACCCCTACAGAACAACGCTACTCTGTGGGGGAACGAGAAGCGCTGGCGTGCCTGTGGGCCTGTGAGCGCTGGCACATGTATTTGTATGGCCGCGAATTCACACTGAGGACTGATCATCAGGCACTCACTGCCCTTCTGGCCACATCAGGCACTGGCCACAGGCCACTACGGTTGCACCGTTGGGCTGACCGCTTACTGCAATACAACTACCGCCTGCAGTTTACGCCCGGACGTGACAACGTGGTAGCAGACCTGCTGTCCCGGTCAGTCCCCGCCCCGCCCACATCTCAGGTCTTAGTCCCTGGCCGCGAGCAagcagaaaatgacatcataCAGCTGCTCCATACACCACTCCAGGAAACTGTGTCGCTGCGTGAGCTGCAGGATGCCTCAGCAGCCGACCCTGTCCTTTCCTCAGTATCAACATACATCAGGCAAGGCTGGCCAAAAACGGTGCCGGATGAGCTAACACCCTACTTCAGGATCCGGGAGCAGCTTGCATGCTGGAATGACACCTGTGTTGCCAGGGGGCTCTGTACTGTGGTCCCAAGTTCCCTGCGTGCGCGTGTCCTTGCTATGGCGCACGAGGGCCACTTGGGCATAGTCAGGCTCAAACAACGATGTCGGGACACAGTGTGGTGGCCTGGGATCGACAGGGACATTGAGACCCTGGTCAAGGACTGCACCGCCTGTCTCCTCAGTGGCAAGACCAGGGCCCCAGCCCCACCGCCACCCATGCAACCTTTGACCTGGCCGTCCAAACCCTGGGAGCATCTACAGCTCGATGTCTGTGGTGAGCTGCATGGCGTGCCACACCATCAGCGTTTTCTGGTTGTGATCTACGACCTTCACTCTAAGTGGCCAGAGGTGACACCAGCCGGCTCAGTGACAGCCAAAGTGCTAATTGACATTCTGGACTCTTTATTTGCCCGTTGGGGTTTGCCCAAGAAAATCACCACTGATAATGGGCCTCAAATGGTTTCATGTGAACTGACCTCCTACCTGAAAGAGAAAGGGATTCACCATATCCGCACAGCTTTCTATAACCCCTCTGCCAACGGGGGGGTGGAACGGCTGAATCAGTCTCTGAAGAACGGAATCAGGGctcaccttgctcaagggtgcacaTTCAGCGCCAGCCTACTGCAGACATTGTTACATTATCGTGCCACCCCACATGCCACGACTGGAGTCTCTCCCGCTTCCCTCATGCTGGGACGAGAGCTCCAGTTGCCTCTGGATAGACTTCGCCCTGCCCTGGCCCAGACTCCAGCTCACCCGATCCAAGAAAAGGTGGATGCACGTCAGTACCAGATGAAGACTCGGTTTGACGGGAGACAGCGAGCTCGGTCTCCTACCATCGCAGTCCACGACTGGGTCAGGATTCGCCGACCACTACGCGAGAATAAATTGCAGTCTTTCTGGTCACATCCTGTCCAGGTCAGCCAACGACTCGACCCGGCTACTTACAAGCTTACAGATGGCACCCGCTGGCATTCCAGCCGCCTGCGCAGGGTCCAGGCTCCTGTTGGGCTTAGTGAAAGTATGGCCCCTGTAACAGCCACATCAGCCCCACAGGATGGCCCCTGGACAGATCCCAGCACAAACCCGGATGGCCCCACACCTCCAGTCCAGCCTGGAGCCATAGCCCCTGAACTCACGACCCCTGAGCCTGCCACTGAACCAGAGGGTCGTCCAGCTCGGGCGCATGCGCGGCCTGGACGCTTCAATGACTTTGAGGCAGTCTTTCACACTTAG